In one window of Camelina sativa cultivar DH55 chromosome 15, Cs, whole genome shotgun sequence DNA:
- the LOC104746589 gene encoding senescence/dehydration-associated protein At4g35985, chloroplastic-like, whose translation MGCFGSSKSSKTRNHKQETMTRQNSSPQPQPQTLRTEEVLLQIPRCRVHLINESEAVELASGDFKLVKVLDNGVTLAMIVRIGHDLQWPVIRDEPVVKLDARDYLFTLPVKDGDPLSYGVTFSGDDRDVALVNSLKLLDQFLSENSCFSHSASSKVNKGIDWEEFAPRIEDYNNVLAKAIAGGTGHIIRGIFSLSNAYSNQVHKGGDIMITKAEESQRNGGGYNNGHSSGTEKKNGINTNLQRVRKMSKATENLSKTMLNGAGVVSGSVMVPVMKSKPGMAFFSMVPGEVLLASLDALNKILDATEAAERQTLSATSRAATRMVSERFGDNAGEATGDVLATAGHAAGTAWNVLKIRKTFYPSSSLTSGIVRNAPRK comes from the exons ATGGGATGTTTCGGATCATCAAAGagttcaaaaacaagaaaccacaaaCAAGAAACGATGACACGACAGAACTCATctcctcaacctcaacctcaaaCGTTGAGAACCGAAGAAGTTCTGTTGCAGATTCCGAGATGTAGAGTCCATCTCATAAACGAATCCGAAGCCGTGGAGCTCGCCTCCGGTGATTTCAAGCTCGTTAAGGTCTTAGACAACGGCGTGACTTTAGCTATGATCGTGAGAATCGGACATGACCTTCAGTGGCCTGTGATTAGAGACGAGCCGGTTGTGAAACTCGACGCACGTGACTACCTCTTCACGCTTCCGGTTAAAGACGGTGATCCACTTAGCTACGGCGTCACCTTCTCAGGAGACGACAGGGACGTAGCCCTCGTGAACAGCTTGAAGTTATTGGACCAATTCTTGAGTGAGAATTCTTGTTTTTCGCATTCGGCTTCCAGTAAGGTTAACAAAGGAATCGACTGGGAAGAGTTTGCGCCAAGGATTGAAGATTACAACAATGTTTTAGCTAAGGCTATTGCTGGAGGAACAGGACATATTATTAGAGGAATATTTAGTCTCAGTAATGCTTACTCTAACCAG GTTCACAAGGGAGGTGACATAATGATTACAAAAGCTGAGGAGAGCCAGAGAAATGGAGGAGGTTACAACAATGGACACTCCAGTGGCACAGAGAAGAAAAATGGAATCAACACAAACCTTCAACG agtgagGAAGATGTCAAAGGCGACTGAAAATCTGAGCAAGACGATGTTGAATGGTGCGGGAGTTGTGAGTGGTTCTGTGATGGTCCCTGTGATGAAGTCAAAACCAGGGATGGCCTTCTTCTCTATGGTTCCAGGGGAGGTCCTCTTAGCTTCACTTGATGCCCTTA ATAAGATACTAGATGCAACTGAAGCCGCAGAGAGACAAACTCTGTCTGCGACATCCAGAGCTGCTACCAGAATGGTCAGTGAGAG GTTTGGAGATAATGCTGGGGAGGCCACCGGAGATGTTCTAGCGACAGCCGGCCACGCGGCTGGAACTGCCTGGAATGTTCTCAAGATCCGCAAGACTTTCTATCCTTCATCTTCTCTCACATCCGGGATCGTAAGAAATGCTCCAAGAAAGTGA
- the LOC104746590 gene encoding uncharacterized protein LOC104746590 isoform X1 has protein sequence MDEVMTAAXAGVGNRALYGSPPSQHLFPHNLPIFSAFLAFALAQFLKVFTNWYKEKRWDSKRMISSGGMPSSHSATVTALAVAIGLEEGAGSPAFAIAVVLACVVMYDASGVRLHAGRQAELLNQIVCEFPPEHPLSTARPLRELLGHTPIQVAAGGVLGCVVAYLMRSTS, from the exons ATGGACGAGGTGATGACAGCGGCGG NCGCGGGAGTCGGAAACAGGGCGTTGTACGGATCACCTCCGTCGCAGCATCTGTTTCCTCACAATCTCCCAATCTTCTCCGCTTTTCTTGCCTTCGCTCTTGCTCAGTTCCTCAAAGTTTTCACCAATTG GTACAAAGAAAAGAGATGGGACTCTAAACGGATGATTAGTTCTGGTGGTATGCCTTCCTCTCACTCTGCTACTGTCACTGCCTTAGCTGTTGCCATTGGCCTAGAAGAAGGAGCTGGATCACCCGCTTTTGCTATCGCGGTTGTCTTAGCATGTGTT GTAATGTATGATGCATCCGGGGTCAGGCTTCATGCTGGTCGTCAAGCCGAG CTGCTGAATCAAATTGTCTGTGAGTTTCCTCCCGAGCATCCGTTATCCACAGCTAGACCCTTGCGTGAACTGCTCGGCCACACTCCTATCCAG GTTGCAGCAGGCGGGGTATTAGGATGTGTGGTGGCATATTTGATGAGGAGCACAAGCTAG
- the LOC104746590 gene encoding uncharacterized protein LOC104746590 isoform X2: MDEVMTAAGAGVGNRALYGSPPSQHLFPHNLPIFSAFLAFALAQFLKVFTNWYKEKRWDSKRMISSGGMPSSHSATVTALAVAIGLEEGAGSPAFAIAVVLACVVMYDASGVRLHAGRQAELLNQIVCEFPPEHPLSTARPLRELLGHTPIQVAAGGVLGCVVAYLMRSTS, from the exons ATGGACGAGGTGATGACAGCGGCGGGCGCGGGAGTCGGAAACAGGGCGTTGTACGGATCACCTCCGTCGCAGCATCTGTTTCCTCACAATCTCCCAATCTTCTCCGCTTTTCTTGCCTTCGCTCTTGCTCAGTTCCTCAAAGTTTTCACCAATTG GTACAAAGAAAAGAGATGGGACTCTAAACGGATGATTAGTTCTGGTGGTATGCCTTCCTCTCACTCTGCTACTGTCACTGCCTTAGCTGTTGCCATTGGCCTAGAAGAAGGAGCTGGATCACCCGCTTTTGCTATCGCGGTTGTCTTAGCATGTGTT GTAATGTATGATGCATCCGGGGTCAGGCTTCATGCTGGTCGTCAAGCCGAG CTGCTGAATCAAATTGTCTGTGAGTTTCCTCCCGAGCATCCGTTATCCACAGCTAGACCCTTGCGTGAACTGCTCGGCCACACTCCTATCCAG GTTGCAGCAGGCGGGGTATTAGGATGTGTGGTGGCATATTTGATGAGGAGCACAAGCTAG
- the LOC104746595 gene encoding CSC1-like protein At3g21620 isoform X1, whose product MATLSDIGFAAAINILTAFAFFIAFAILRLQPVNDRVYFPKWYIKGLRSSPIKTGGFASKFVNLDFRSYVRFLNWMPQALRMPEPELIDHAGLDSVVYLRIYLLGLKIFFPIACIAFTVMVPVNWTNSTLDQLKNLTFSDIDKLSISNIPTGSSRFWVHLCMAYFITFWTCFVLQREYKNVGSMRLQFLASEQRRPDQFTVLVRNIPPDPDESVSELVEHFFKVNHPDYYLSYQAVYNANKLSELVQKRKKLQNWLDYYQNKHSRNPSKRPVIKIGFLGCWGEEVDAIDHYVEKIEGLTRKITAEKETVISSTKSLVPAAFVSFKRRWGAVVCSQTQQSRNPTEWLTEWAPEPRDIYWDNLALPYVQLTIRRLVIAVAFFFLTFFFMIPIAFVQTLANIEGIEKAVPFLKPLIEVKTVKSFIQGFLPGIALKIFLIVLPSILMLMSKFEGFISKSALERRCASRYYMFQFINVFLCSIIAGTALQQLNSFLNQSATEIPKTIGVSIPMKATFFITYIMVDGWAGVAGEILRLKPLIIYHLKNFFLVKTEKDREEAMDPGTIGFNTGEPQIQLYFILGLVYAAVSPILLPFILVFFGLAYVVYRHQIINVYNQEYESAGAFWPDVHRRVVIALIVSQLLLMGLLSTKRAARSTPLLFILPVLTIGFHKFCKGRYQPVFVRYPLQDAMVKDTLERTREPNLNLKPFLQNAYAHPVFKAADNLANEMVVEEPEPNRTPDLVATKRGSKRLLYSGSAETLT is encoded by the exons ATGGCTACACTAAGCGATATCGGATTTGCAGCAGCGATTAATATCTTGACAGCGTTCGCTTTCTTCATAGCCTTTGCGATTCTTAGGCTTCAACCGGTTAACGACAGAGTCTATTTCCCTAAATGGTATATCAAGGGTTTAAGGAGTAGCCCCATTAAAACTGGTGGCTTTGCTAGCAAGTTTGTCAATTTGGATTTTCGATCTTACGTCAGATTCTTGAATTGGATGCCTCAAGCACTCAGAATGCCTGAGCCTGAGCTTATTGATCATGCTGGTTTGGATTCTGTTGTCTATCTCAGGATTTACTTACTCGG GCTGAAGATATTTTTCCCTATAGCATGTATTGCTTTCACTGTAATGGTGCCGGTTAATTGGACTAATTCGACGTTGGATCAGTTAAAGAATCTTACTTTTAGCGATATTGATAAGCTCTCTATATCGAATATACCAACTGGATCATCCAG GTTTTGGGTGCATTTGTGTATGGCCTATTTCATTACCTTTTGGACGTGCTTTGTCCTACAACGAGAGTACAAGAATGTCGGTTCAATGAGGCTTCAGTTTCTTGCTTCTGAACAAAGAAGACCTGACCAGTTTACA GTCCTGGTGAGAAACATTCCTCCAGATCCTGATGAATCAGTCAGCGAGCTTGTTGAGCATTTCTTTAAGGTCAATCATCCAGACTACTACCTCAGTTACCAG GCGGTCTACAATGCAAACAAATTGTCGGAATTGGTTCAGAAGAGGAAAAAATTGCAGAATTGGCTTGATTACTATCAAAACAAACACTCTAGGAATCCATCTAAAAGGCCTGTAATAAAG ATAGGTTTTCTTGGCTGCTGGGGTGAAGAAGTTGATGCCATCGATCACTATGTGGAAAAAATCGAGGGTCTAACGAGAAAA ATAACTGCAGAGAAAGAGACGGTAATAAGCAGCACGAAGTCGCTCGTGCCTGCTGCTTTTGTATCCTTCAAAAGGCGTTGGGGTGCAGTAGTTTGCTCTCAAACTCAACAGTCAAGAAACCCGACAGAGTGGCTAACCGAGTGGGCACCAGAGCCCCGAGACATATACTGGGACAATTTAGCATTACCATATGTTCAACTCACCATCCGAAGACTAGTGATTGCTgtagctttcttcttcctcactttcttcttcatgatcCCTATAGCTTTCGTACAGACACTCGCCAACATCGAAGGCATCGAAAAGGCTGTTCCTTTCCTGAAACCCCTTATCGAAGT GAAAACAGTAAAGTCATTCATACAAGGTTTCCTTCCGGGTATCGCATTGAAGATATTTCTCATTGTCTTACCAAGCATACTGATGCTGATGTCGAAATTTGAAGGCTTCATAAGTAAATCTGCATTAGAAAGAAGATGTGCGAGCAGATATTACATGTTTCAGTTCATCAATGTTTTCCTCTGTAGCATAATCGCTGGTACTGCGCTTCAACAGCTGAACAGCTTCCTAAACCAATCTGCAACCGAAATCCCAAAGACCATTGGTGTGTCGATACCAATGAAAGCCACTTTTTTTATTACCTACATAATGGTGGACGGATGGGCTGGTGTTGCAGGAGAGATACTGAGGTTGAAGCCGTTGATAATCTATCATCTCAAGAACTTCTTCCTtgtgaaaacagagaaagatagagaggaAGCAATGGATCCAGGAACTATAGGTTTCAATACTGGTGAACCGCAGATACAACTCTACTTCATCCTCGGTCTAGTTTACGCAGCTGTTAGCCCCATTCTCCTTCCTTttatcctcgtcttcttcggCTTAGCTTATGTGGTTTACCGTCATCAG ATTATAAATGTGTATAACCAAGAGTATGAGAGTGCTGGTGCGTTCTGGCCTGATGTTCATAGACGTGTAGTGATTGCACTGATCGTATCTCAGCTTCTTTTGATGGGATTGCTTAGCACGAAACGAGCTGCTCGTTCGACTCCTTTGCTTTTCATACTCCCTGTGTTGACCATTGGATTCCACAAATTCTGCAAAGGACGTTACCAACCTGTCTTTGTCAGATACCCTTTACAG GACGCAATGGTTAAAGATACGTTGGAACGAACGAGGGAACCGAATCTAAACTTGAAACCGTTTCTCCAAAACGCGTATGCACATCCGGTGTTTAAGGCAGCTGATAATCTAGCGAATGAGATGGTTGTGGAGGAGCCGGAGCCCAATAGGACGCCTGATTTAGTGGCGACTAAACGTGGTTCAAAGAGGCTGTTGTATAGTGGCTCTGCTGAAACCTTGACTTAG
- the LOC104746595 gene encoding CSC1-like protein At3g21620 isoform X2, with protein MPQALRMPEPELIDHAGLDSVVYLRIYLLGLKIFFPIACIAFTVMVPVNWTNSTLDQLKNLTFSDIDKLSISNIPTGSSRFWVHLCMAYFITFWTCFVLQREYKNVGSMRLQFLASEQRRPDQFTVLVRNIPPDPDESVSELVEHFFKVNHPDYYLSYQAVYNANKLSELVQKRKKLQNWLDYYQNKHSRNPSKRPVIKIGFLGCWGEEVDAIDHYVEKIEGLTRKITAEKETVISSTKSLVPAAFVSFKRRWGAVVCSQTQQSRNPTEWLTEWAPEPRDIYWDNLALPYVQLTIRRLVIAVAFFFLTFFFMIPIAFVQTLANIEGIEKAVPFLKPLIEVKTVKSFIQGFLPGIALKIFLIVLPSILMLMSKFEGFISKSALERRCASRYYMFQFINVFLCSIIAGTALQQLNSFLNQSATEIPKTIGVSIPMKATFFITYIMVDGWAGVAGEILRLKPLIIYHLKNFFLVKTEKDREEAMDPGTIGFNTGEPQIQLYFILGLVYAAVSPILLPFILVFFGLAYVVYRHQIINVYNQEYESAGAFWPDVHRRVVIALIVSQLLLMGLLSTKRAARSTPLLFILPVLTIGFHKFCKGRYQPVFVRYPLQDAMVKDTLERTREPNLNLKPFLQNAYAHPVFKAADNLANEMVVEEPEPNRTPDLVATKRGSKRLLYSGSAETLT; from the exons ATGCCTCAAGCACTCAGAATGCCTGAGCCTGAGCTTATTGATCATGCTGGTTTGGATTCTGTTGTCTATCTCAGGATTTACTTACTCGG GCTGAAGATATTTTTCCCTATAGCATGTATTGCTTTCACTGTAATGGTGCCGGTTAATTGGACTAATTCGACGTTGGATCAGTTAAAGAATCTTACTTTTAGCGATATTGATAAGCTCTCTATATCGAATATACCAACTGGATCATCCAG GTTTTGGGTGCATTTGTGTATGGCCTATTTCATTACCTTTTGGACGTGCTTTGTCCTACAACGAGAGTACAAGAATGTCGGTTCAATGAGGCTTCAGTTTCTTGCTTCTGAACAAAGAAGACCTGACCAGTTTACA GTCCTGGTGAGAAACATTCCTCCAGATCCTGATGAATCAGTCAGCGAGCTTGTTGAGCATTTCTTTAAGGTCAATCATCCAGACTACTACCTCAGTTACCAG GCGGTCTACAATGCAAACAAATTGTCGGAATTGGTTCAGAAGAGGAAAAAATTGCAGAATTGGCTTGATTACTATCAAAACAAACACTCTAGGAATCCATCTAAAAGGCCTGTAATAAAG ATAGGTTTTCTTGGCTGCTGGGGTGAAGAAGTTGATGCCATCGATCACTATGTGGAAAAAATCGAGGGTCTAACGAGAAAA ATAACTGCAGAGAAAGAGACGGTAATAAGCAGCACGAAGTCGCTCGTGCCTGCTGCTTTTGTATCCTTCAAAAGGCGTTGGGGTGCAGTAGTTTGCTCTCAAACTCAACAGTCAAGAAACCCGACAGAGTGGCTAACCGAGTGGGCACCAGAGCCCCGAGACATATACTGGGACAATTTAGCATTACCATATGTTCAACTCACCATCCGAAGACTAGTGATTGCTgtagctttcttcttcctcactttcttcttcatgatcCCTATAGCTTTCGTACAGACACTCGCCAACATCGAAGGCATCGAAAAGGCTGTTCCTTTCCTGAAACCCCTTATCGAAGT GAAAACAGTAAAGTCATTCATACAAGGTTTCCTTCCGGGTATCGCATTGAAGATATTTCTCATTGTCTTACCAAGCATACTGATGCTGATGTCGAAATTTGAAGGCTTCATAAGTAAATCTGCATTAGAAAGAAGATGTGCGAGCAGATATTACATGTTTCAGTTCATCAATGTTTTCCTCTGTAGCATAATCGCTGGTACTGCGCTTCAACAGCTGAACAGCTTCCTAAACCAATCTGCAACCGAAATCCCAAAGACCATTGGTGTGTCGATACCAATGAAAGCCACTTTTTTTATTACCTACATAATGGTGGACGGATGGGCTGGTGTTGCAGGAGAGATACTGAGGTTGAAGCCGTTGATAATCTATCATCTCAAGAACTTCTTCCTtgtgaaaacagagaaagatagagaggaAGCAATGGATCCAGGAACTATAGGTTTCAATACTGGTGAACCGCAGATACAACTCTACTTCATCCTCGGTCTAGTTTACGCAGCTGTTAGCCCCATTCTCCTTCCTTttatcctcgtcttcttcggCTTAGCTTATGTGGTTTACCGTCATCAG ATTATAAATGTGTATAACCAAGAGTATGAGAGTGCTGGTGCGTTCTGGCCTGATGTTCATAGACGTGTAGTGATTGCACTGATCGTATCTCAGCTTCTTTTGATGGGATTGCTTAGCACGAAACGAGCTGCTCGTTCGACTCCTTTGCTTTTCATACTCCCTGTGTTGACCATTGGATTCCACAAATTCTGCAAAGGACGTTACCAACCTGTCTTTGTCAGATACCCTTTACAG GACGCAATGGTTAAAGATACGTTGGAACGAACGAGGGAACCGAATCTAAACTTGAAACCGTTTCTCCAAAACGCGTATGCACATCCGGTGTTTAAGGCAGCTGATAATCTAGCGAATGAGATGGTTGTGGAGGAGCCGGAGCCCAATAGGACGCCTGATTTAGTGGCGACTAAACGTGGTTCAAAGAGGCTGTTGTATAGTGGCTCTGCTGAAACCTTGACTTAG
- the LOC104746593 gene encoding chitin elicitor receptor kinase 1-like — protein sequence MKLMIIFSPLLLLLLLFSSSFLFLAVESKCMGSCGLALASYYVENELSLSIINQYLSSSVAPYDQINYEPILRYNRNIQNNNKNKDLIIPIGSRVLVPFPCECQPGGFLGHNFTYRFQQIDTYERVAIRRYANLTTEGSLQGRNPFPTNNIPPTAMLNVLVNCSCGDESVSKDYGLFVTYPLRPEDSLDRIVNSSGVPGDVISRYNPGVDFSSGNGIVFVPGRDPSGVFPHFKSSKQGGIGVGVIAGISVGVVVALLLISFFIYYAYRRKSKSTVFTTSLQSGDLAGTGTRVFSGIAAINVDNSVEFSMEELAEATDNFSLSFKIGQGGFGAVYYAELRGEKAAIKKMDMEASKQFLVELKVLTHVHHVNLVRLIGYCVEGSLFLVYEYVENGNLGQHLHGSGREPLPWTKRVQIALDSARGLEYIHEHTVPVYVHRDIKSANILIDRNFRAKVADFGLTKLIEVGGTATRGAMGTFGYMAPETIYAQVSPKVDVYAFGVVLFELISAKAAVVKMNESVGEFKSLVGLFDEVVFNKETDKEEALRKIIDPRLGDNYPFDSVYKMAELGKACTQQNAQRRPSMRYIVVALSTLLSSTGNWDVANFQNDDLVGLMSGR from the exons ATGAAGCTAATGATTATATTCTctccgcttcttcttcttcttcttctcttctcgtcGTCGTTTCTCTTCTTGGCCGTAGAATCAAAGTGCATGGGAAGCTGCGGTTTAGCTCTAGCATCTTACTACGTAGAGAACGAACTATCTCTCTCTATCATCAACCAATACCTCAGTTCTTCAGTAGCGCCTTACGATCAAATCAACTACGAACCAATCCTCAGGTACAACCGTAACatacagaacaacaacaaaaacaaagatttgatCATCCCTATAGGTTCAAGGGTCCTTGTACCTTTCCCTTGCGAATGTCAACCTGGCGGTTTCCTTGGACACAACTTCACCTACCGTTTCCAACAGATTGATACTTACGAAAGAGTTGCCATTAGGAGATACGCGAACCTCACTACGGAAGGTTCCTTGCAAGGGAGGAATCCTTTTCCGACTAATAACATCCCTCCCACTGCGATGCTTAATGTGCTTGTGAATTGTTCTTGTGGCGATGAGAGTGTTTCTAAGGATTATGGTTTGTTTGTTACGTATCCTCTTCGTCCTGAAGATAGTCTCGATAGGATTGTTAACTCTTCTGGTGTACCGGGGGATGTTATAAGTAGGTATAACCCTGGCGTTGATTTCAGCTCCGGGAATGGGATCGTCTTTGTCCCTGGGAGAG ATCCAAGTGGTGTATTTCCACATTTCAAATCAAG TAAACAAG GTGGTATTGGTGTTGGAGTTATCGCTGGTATAAGTGTAGGAGTGGTTGTGGCTCTCTTGTTAATCTCGTTTTTCATATATTATGCTTACCGCCGGAAGAGCAAGTCCACGg tttttacaaCTAGTCTCCAAAGTGGCGACTTGGCTGGTACCGGAACCAGAGTGTTTTCAGGCATTGCTGCCATAAATGTAGATAACTCTGTTGAGTTTTCGATGGAGGAGCTCGCAGAGGCTACTGATAATTTCAGTCTGTCTTTTAAGATTGGGCAAGGTGGTTTTGGAGCTGTTTACTATGCAGAGCTTAGAGGAGAA AAAGCTGCGATCAAAAAGATGGACATGGAGGCATCGAAGCAGTTCTTGGTGGAACTAAAAGTCTTAACACATGTACATCATGTCAACCTG GTTCGCCTGATTGGATATTGTGTTGAGGGGTCTCTGTTCTTGGTCTATGAATATGTTGAGAATGGCAACCTTGGACAACATTTACATGGCTCAG GAAGAGAACCGCTACCGTGGACTAAGAGAGTGCAGATTGCGCTAGACTCAGCTAGAGGTTTAGAGTACATCCACGAGCACACGGTTCCAGTCTATGTTCACAGGGACATTAAATCTGCCAATATTTTGATAGACCGGAACTTCCGGGCAAAG GTTGCTGATTTCGGGTTAACAAAACTGATAGAAGTTGGAGGCACAGCAACTCGTGGTGCAATGGGTACATTTGGTTACATGGCACCAGA GACAATCTATGCACAAGTGTCTCCAAAAGTGGATGTATATGCATTTGGAGTTGTCCTATTTGAATTAATTTCTGCCAAAGCCGCCGTTGTCAAAATGAATGAATCCGTTGGTGAATTTAAAAGCCTCGTTGGTTTG TTCGATGAAGTAGTATTCAATAAGGAGACTGACAAAGAAGAAGCACTACGCAAGATTATAGACCCGAGGCTCGGAGATAACTACCCGTTTGATTCAGTATATAAG ATGGCGGAACTAGGGAAAGCTTGTACGCAACAGAATGCGCAACGACGTCCGAGTATGAGATACATTGTGGTTGCTTTATCCACTCTTTTATCGTCAACTGGAAATTGGGATGTCGCAAACTTCCAAAACGACGACCTCGTCGGTCTGATGTCCGGCCGGTAG
- the LOC104746592 gene encoding F-box/LRR-repeat protein At2g43260-like: protein MPHCPLLWHYIFPALWAMGFGRDKVSKSFKVVRMFFDPYNYCEVLDVNIGEWRRTLSAPPYLIDPRRKSACVNGSIYWLNCGPLKLLAFDLHTQKFRDVPFLPPSASFADQLVNLDDRLAIATPYGGPWKLEIWTMDLQKEEDGWSMTYSIPLSTSRDLNPSPITVHFRPLTVSKEGNVFFHDNDKRLLVYEPKTNLIRCISKDTWVLLRYPNCLNLCLPYCLPLRFFLK, encoded by the exons ATGCCACATTGTCCACTCTTGTG GCACTATATATTTCCTGCATTGTGGGCGATGGGGTTTGGTAGGGATAAAGTCAGTAAGAGCTTTAAAGTTGTGAGGATGTTCTTTGATCCTTACAATTACTGTGAGGTTCTTGATGTCAATATTGGTGAATGGCGGAGAACACTCAGTGCCCCTCCTTATCTGATCGATCCCAGAAGGAAGTCGGCGTGTGTGAATGGTTCCATCTACTGGTTAAATTGTGGTCCATTGAAACTACTAGCTTTTGATCTTCACACACAAAAGTTTCGTGATGTTCCCTTTTTACCACCTTCCGCTTCGTTTGCAGACCAGCTAGTAAACCTTGATGACCGTTTAGCCATAGCCACACCCTATGGAGGGCCCTGGAAACTGGAGATATGGACCATGgatttacaaaaagaagaagacggatGGAGTATGACTTACTCCATACCTTTATCCACCTCTAGAGATCTTAACCCTTCTCCGATTACAGTGCATTTCAGGCCGCTGACTGTTTCTAAGGAAGGGAATGTTTTCTTTCACGACAATGACAAGAGGTTGTTGGTATATGAACCAAAGACTAACCTCATTCGCTGCATCTCCAAAGATACTTGGGTTCTTCTCAGATATCCAAATTGTTTAAACTTATGCCTACCCTACTGCTTACCGCTACGGTTTTTTCTCAAATAG